The segment ACTGTTCTGGAAATTTATGCCCGTTCGATCCGAAAAAGGGCTTCGGATTCTGAGCCAAATCGAGGGATTCCAACTGGGACTGGGCAGCCGTTCAGAGCTGAAGGAGGAGGACACCGTAGAAAAATTTGAATCCCTCTTTCCTTACGCTTGCGCTCTCGACCGGGAACAGGCTATGATTACGCGTTACGGTCCGCTTATCGCCCGTCTGCGTCACCGTGCCCGGTGGCATACCTCCGGGCTCCGCGGGCCCGCGATCATCAGAGAGGGTGCGGAATATTTCACTCTTATTTATGAACTGGGGGAAGTTATTCGTTCGATTTTGTCTCAAAAACCCAATAAAAAATTAAAGGAGCGTTATCCAAAATGAATATTCTGTCGATCGTTTTATTTTTGCTGATCCCGCTTTTTGTGGCGACAAGACGCGCCGAGGCCGAGACGCTGCCAACGCTGAAGGTGCTCTCGACGCCGAACTGTCCGGCCTGTATGCAGATGGCCCGCGTTCTGGACGTCCTGAACGAAAAATACGCGGGGAAAATTCAGGGAGAAAAAGTGAACCTCATGGAGCATCGAGACCTGGCCCAGCAGTACAAGGTTCGCTATGTTCCTCACCTGCTTTTCTGCGACGCCACGGGCAGCGTCGTAAAGGAAAAAGTGGGTTACATCCCTCTCGACGAGGTGCTGACGACTTTCAGGGAGGCGGGAGTTTCCGTCGATTGAGCAGAACAGGGCAACCCGCCCAAAGAGGCTTGACATGAACGAGTTTCATGGTGTATAGTACCTGCTGTTCAGAGGTTTTGGCCTCAACTTAAAATGTTCCACGATAGCTCAATCGGCAGAGCGGGTGGCTGTTAACCACTAGGTTCCAGGTTCGAGTCCTGGTCGTGGAGCCAGAAAAAAAGCATAAGTTCTATATAAAGAAAACCCCGGGAAAAACCGGGGTTTTTCGTTTTGTGATCGGACAGACAACGGGCATTGACGTCGCTCCGTTGAAAGTGTCATTGCTGACGACCAGGGCGGGACGCGTTTTTTTCGGCTCATGCCCCCGCGTTGGGTCGAAAGACACCTCAACGATGTCTCCCT is part of the Synergistaceae bacterium genome and harbors:
- a CDS encoding thioredoxin family protein; amino-acid sequence: MNILSIVLFLLIPLFVATRRAEAETLPTLKVLSTPNCPACMQMARVLDVLNEKYAGKIQGEKVNLMEHRDLAQQYKVRYVPHLLFCDATGSVVKEKVGYIPLDEVLTTFREAGVSVD
- a CDS encoding type II toxin-antitoxin system PemK/MazF family toxin, which gives rise to MSFRQGDIVEVSFDPTRGHEPKKTRPALVVSNDTFNGATSMPVVCPITKRKTPVFPGVFFI